The Streptomyces taklimakanensis nucleotide sequence CGTTTCCTCGCTCTCAGTGGCCGGCGCGGGTACGGGGGTCGATGAGGCCGTACAGCAGGTCGACCACCAGGTTGGCGCCCAGCACGGCCACCGTGATGACCAGGAAGATCCCCTGCATCAGGGCGTAGTCGTTGTTCTCCACCGCCTGGAGGAGCCTGGATCCGATGCCCGGGTAGGAGAAGACCTGCTCGGTGATGACCGAACCGGAGACCACGAAGCCGAGGGAGATGGCGAATCCGGCGACCGACGGCAGGACCGCGTTGCGCGCGGCGTAGCGGGTCATGATGCGCCGCTCGCGCAGCCCCTTGGCCTGGGCGGTGAGGACGTAGTCCTCCGAGACCGTCGAGACCATCATGTTCCGCATCCCCAGCAGCCAGCCGCCGACCGAGGAGATCACGATGGTCAGGGCGGGGAGGGTGCCGTGGTGGACGGCGGACGCGATGAACTCGCCGTTCCAGCCCGGGTCCAGGATCACGTCGTAACCGCCGCTGATCGGGAACCAGGCCAGTGCGGAGGCGAAGATCGCGACCAGGATCAGCGCCAGCCAGAAGTACGGCACCGCGGCCAGGACGGTGGTGGCGGGGATGAGCGAGTCGAGCCAGGAGCCGCGCTTCCAGCCGACGAGGGCACCGAGACCGACGCCGAGCAGGAAGGAGAGCAGGGTCGCGATCCCCACCAGCACGATCGTCCAGGGCAGCGCGTCACCGATGACGGTCGACACCTCGGCGGGGAAGACGCTGACCGAGATGCCCAGGTCGCCCCTGGCCATGTTGGCCAGGTACGAGAAGTACTGGACGACCAGGGGGTCTCCGGTGTCGGCTCCCAGGAGGAGCTCGTAGGATCTGCGGACCGACGGGTCGGTCGCCCCGCCGCGCTGTTGCAGCTTCGCCATGAGGGTGTCCACCGGATTGCCCGGCATCATCCTCGGGATGAAGAAG carries:
- a CDS encoding ABC transporter permease subunit, translated to MRYYARKLGFYLVALWAALTLNFFIPRMMPGNPVDTLMAKLQQRGGATDPSVRRSYELLLGADTGDPLVVQYFSYLANMARGDLGISVSVFPAEVSTVIGDALPWTIVLVGIATLLSFLLGVGLGALVGWKRGSWLDSLIPATTVLAAVPYFWLALILVAIFASALAWFPISGGYDVILDPGWNGEFIASAVHHGTLPALTIVISSVGGWLLGMRNMMVSTVSEDYVLTAQAKGLRERRIMTRYAARNAVLPSVAGFAISLGFVVSGSVITEQVFSYPGIGSRLLQAVENNDYALMQGIFLVITVAVLGANLVVDLLYGLIDPRTRAGH